In the genome of Variibacter gotjawalensis, one region contains:
- a CDS encoding ABC transporter ATP-binding protein: protein MSLAAEKLSFGYSARVVGRDVTLSIESGQVLALLGPNGGGKTTLLKTMLGLLPPKSGSVSLDGTPLDTISIGERARSIAYVPQVHHAAFAFTAMQVVMMGRTAHGGLFARPTNHDRDVAAAMLERLGIAHLADHPTNMISGGERQLVLIARALAQEPRYVVLDEPTASLDFGNQGKVMRQIRLLAESGLGVLFTTHDPNQALRHADKVALLRDGHVTAMGDVSAVLSGETLEQLYGASVETVTGPDAVAFLPG from the coding sequence ATGAGTCTCGCCGCCGAAAAACTCTCGTTCGGCTACAGCGCACGTGTCGTCGGCCGCGACGTGACGCTGTCGATCGAGAGCGGTCAGGTGCTCGCCCTGCTCGGCCCGAACGGCGGCGGCAAAACAACGTTGCTCAAGACAATGCTCGGCCTGTTGCCGCCGAAGAGCGGTAGCGTCTCGCTCGACGGCACGCCGCTCGATACGATCTCGATTGGCGAACGCGCGCGCAGCATCGCTTATGTGCCGCAGGTTCATCACGCGGCGTTTGCCTTCACCGCGATGCAGGTCGTGATGATGGGCCGCACCGCGCATGGTGGGCTCTTCGCGCGCCCGACAAACCATGATCGCGATGTCGCGGCCGCGATGCTCGAGCGGCTCGGCATTGCACATCTCGCAGATCATCCGACGAACATGATCTCCGGCGGCGAGCGCCAGCTCGTGCTGATCGCCCGCGCGCTCGCCCAAGAGCCGCGCTACGTCGTGCTGGACGAGCCGACCGCCAGTCTCGACTTCGGCAACCAGGGCAAGGTGATGCGGCAAATTCGGCTGCTCGCCGAGTCCGGACTCGGCGTCTTGTTCACGACGCACGATCCAAACCAGGCGCTGCGGCATGCCGACAAAGTCGCATTGCTGCGCGACGGCCACGTCACCGCGATGGGCGACGTTTCGGCCGTCTTGTCCGGCGAAACGCTGGAACAGCTCTACGGCGCGTCCGTCGAAACCGTGACGGGGCCGGATGCCGTCGCGTTCCTTCCCGGCTGA
- a CDS encoding FecCD family ABC transporter permease, with the protein MTRRISGNVIAVAVLLVGIAVAFGVGRFPVSLADVATALWSRLTGSPSGLSPSVEAVVFNIRGPRVLAALCCGASLAIAGAAFQGLFRNPLVSPDILGASSGAALGAVTAILLSWGIFGIQAAAFVGGLVAVGAVYAVGATIRSGDPILTLVLTGIVMGALLGAGVGLVKVLADPYNQLPAMTFWLLGSLSATTRADLIPLTIPVVIGAGILFALRWRMNVLSLPEEEARALGLPTGVLRLVIVAAATLVTAASVAAAGIIGWVGLIVPHLARFLVGPDFGKLLPTSMLLGGGYLLLIDTLARTMAPIEVPLGILTAVIGTPFFIWLLATARGSWS; encoded by the coding sequence ATGACCCGGCGCATTTCCGGCAACGTCATCGCGGTCGCGGTTCTGCTCGTCGGCATCGCGGTCGCATTCGGCGTTGGGCGTTTTCCGGTGTCGCTGGCGGATGTCGCGACGGCTCTGTGGTCGCGCCTCACCGGAAGCCCGTCCGGATTGTCTCCGTCCGTCGAAGCCGTCGTCTTCAATATCCGCGGCCCGCGTGTGCTCGCGGCGCTCTGTTGTGGTGCTTCACTCGCGATCGCGGGCGCAGCTTTCCAAGGGCTTTTCCGTAATCCGCTCGTCTCGCCGGATATCCTCGGCGCGTCATCCGGCGCGGCGCTGGGTGCCGTCACGGCGATCCTGTTGTCGTGGGGCATCTTCGGAATTCAAGCGGCCGCGTTCGTCGGCGGCCTTGTCGCGGTCGGCGCCGTCTACGCGGTCGGCGCGACGATACGCTCGGGCGATCCGATCCTCACGCTCGTGCTCACCGGCATTGTGATGGGGGCGTTGCTCGGCGCCGGTGTCGGCCTCGTGAAGGTGCTGGCGGACCCTTACAACCAGCTTCCCGCGATGACATTCTGGTTGCTCGGCAGCTTGTCGGCGACGACGCGCGCCGACCTGATCCCGCTGACTATCCCGGTCGTGATCGGCGCCGGCATTCTTTTCGCGCTGCGCTGGCGCATGAACGTGCTTTCGTTACCCGAGGAGGAGGCGCGCGCGCTGGGTTTGCCGACCGGCGTGCTGCGTCTCGTGATCGTCGCAGCCGCGACGCTGGTGACGGCGGCGAGCGTCGCGGCCGCCGGCATCATCGGCTGGGTCGGACTGATCGTGCCGCATCTGGCGCGCTTTCTCGTCGGCCCGGATTTCGGCAAGCTGCTGCCGACCTCGATGCTGCTCGGCGGCGGCTACCTCCTGCTGATCGATACGCTTGCTCGGACGATGGCGCCGATCGAAGTTCCGCTCGGCATCCTCACGGCCGTGATCGGCACGCCGTTCTTCATCTGGCTGCTCGCAACCGCACGCGGGAGCTGGTCATGA
- a CDS encoding iron ABC transporter substrate-binding protein, producing the protein MPIDRRGFLETAALALLSQATTPAFARDAHIADGAGRRVGVPAKVQRVLPAGPPAAILLYTAAPDVLIGWTRTPRPDEKAYLLPDAADKPEVGRITGRGNTANLEVVLSHKPDMIIDAGSTTQTYVELADRVQAQTNIPYALLDGKFDAIVATYRTLGQLIDREERCNKLATWCEQTMRTLRSRIDPIAADKRPRVYYARGPRGLETGLAGSINVETIDFLGATNVARGAPGGLAQVSLEQVLVWNPEVIVTLDKAFAESVLNDPAWASVDAVKARRVYLSPRLPFGWVDSPPSVNRMAGLWWLAKLLYPTLFPEDIGALTREFYALFYQVNLSDADVAKIMSG; encoded by the coding sequence GTGCCAATCGACCGACGCGGATTTTTGGAAACAGCGGCTCTCGCCCTTTTGTCGCAGGCGACAACGCCGGCTTTCGCACGCGATGCGCACATTGCGGACGGCGCCGGGCGGCGCGTTGGGGTACCCGCGAAGGTGCAGCGCGTGCTGCCGGCCGGACCGCCGGCCGCGATCCTGCTCTACACCGCCGCTCCCGATGTGTTGATCGGCTGGACGCGTACGCCGCGGCCGGACGAGAAGGCGTATCTGTTGCCGGACGCCGCCGACAAACCGGAAGTCGGACGCATCACGGGCCGCGGCAACACGGCGAATCTCGAAGTCGTGCTGTCGCACAAACCGGATATGATTATCGACGCGGGCTCGACAACGCAGACTTACGTCGAACTGGCCGATCGCGTGCAGGCGCAGACGAACATTCCGTATGCGCTGCTCGACGGCAAGTTCGATGCGATCGTGGCGACCTATCGCACACTCGGCCAACTGATCGATCGTGAAGAACGCTGCAATAAACTCGCGACTTGGTGCGAGCAAACGATGCGGACTTTGCGCTCGCGCATCGATCCGATCGCGGCCGACAAACGCCCTCGTGTCTATTATGCACGCGGGCCGCGCGGATTAGAAACGGGCCTTGCCGGCTCGATCAACGTCGAGACCATCGACTTTCTCGGCGCGACGAACGTCGCGCGCGGCGCGCCGGGTGGCCTTGCGCAGGTGTCGCTCGAGCAAGTGCTCGTGTGGAATCCGGAAGTCATCGTGACCCTCGATAAAGCATTCGCGGAGTCCGTCCTTAACGATCCGGCGTGGGCCAGCGTCGATGCCGTGAAGGCGCGCCGCGTCTATCTCTCGCCGCGACTGCCGTTCGGTTGGGTCGACTCCCCGCCATCGGTCAATCGCATGGCTGGGCTTTGGTGGCTCGCAAAGCTCCTGTACCCGACGCTCTTCCCGGAAGATATCGGCGCCCTCACCCGCGAATTCTATGCTCTGTTTTACCAGGTCAATCTGAGCGACGCCGACGTCGCCAAGATCATGAGCGGCTGA
- a CDS encoding complex I NDUFA9 subunit family protein, translated as MNARSNADTLVTVFGGSGFVGRHVVRALARRGFRIRVAVRRPDLAFHLQPLGRVGQIHAVQANVRYPASVELAVRDASAVINLTGLLFGRGKQTFEAVHVAGTQAIADAAVEHDARIIHMSALGADPESPGEYGRTKAAGEAAVRGIAPEATIVRPSVVFGPEDQLFNRFAFLARMMPVLPLVGGGETKFQPLFVGDLAEAIARLVEDTTIDGKTYELGGPDTVTLREIFEFVLSTIERKRLLVPLPFALARLQAQVLQYLPNPPLTPSQVDMLHDDNIVSETAEKDGRTLKGLGIEPATFASIVPSYLWRFRRTGQFRSSAA; from the coding sequence GTGAACGCCCGTTCCAACGCTGACACGCTCGTAACCGTATTCGGTGGCTCGGGCTTCGTTGGGCGGCATGTGGTCCGGGCCTTGGCTCGCCGTGGTTTCCGTATCAGGGTGGCGGTGCGCCGGCCCGATCTCGCCTTCCATCTTCAACCGCTCGGCCGCGTCGGCCAGATCCACGCCGTGCAGGCGAATGTCCGCTATCCGGCCTCCGTCGAACTAGCGGTGCGCGATGCTTCGGCTGTCATCAACCTGACCGGGCTTCTGTTCGGCCGCGGCAAGCAGACCTTCGAGGCAGTGCATGTTGCCGGCACGCAGGCGATCGCCGACGCGGCGGTCGAGCACGACGCGCGCATCATTCATATGTCGGCGCTCGGCGCCGACCCGGAAAGCCCGGGCGAATATGGCCGCACCAAAGCAGCCGGCGAGGCCGCCGTGCGCGGCATCGCGCCGGAAGCGACCATCGTGCGTCCGTCGGTGGTGTTCGGTCCGGAAGATCAGCTGTTCAACCGCTTCGCTTTCCTCGCGCGCATGATGCCGGTGTTGCCGCTGGTCGGCGGCGGCGAGACGAAATTCCAGCCGCTGTTCGTCGGCGATCTCGCCGAAGCCATTGCGCGCCTCGTCGAAGATACGACGATCGACGGCAAGACTTACGAGCTCGGCGGACCCGACACGGTGACGCTGCGCGAAATATTCGAATTCGTACTGTCGACGATCGAGCGCAAGCGCTTGCTCGTGCCGCTGCCGTTCGCGCTCGCGCGGCTGCAAGCGCAGGTCCTCCAGTATCTGCCGAACCCGCCGCTGACGCCGAGCCAGGTCGACATGCTGCATGACGACAACATCGTGTCCGAAACGGCCGAGAAGGATGGGCGGACGCTCAAAGGTCTCGGCATCGAGCCGGCGACCTTCGCATCGATCGTTCCGTCGTATCTCTGGCGCTTCCGCCGGACCGGTCAGTTCCGCAGCAGCGCGGCTTAA
- a CDS encoding undecaprenyl-diphosphate phosphatase: MLDLIKAAFLGVIEGFTEFLPVSSTGHLLLIGHFLGFEDADFGKTFVVLIQLGAILAILSIYFGRLWKIAMALPYDVFARRFVIGVLIAFLPAALIGYLARGFIKGTLFNPWVVCVSLIVGGFILLWVDRQEIAQRFNDAMRYPLPMYLGIGIAQCLAMIPGVSRSGSTIVAAMLMGSDKRSAAEFSFFLAIPTMVGAFALDLLKSYDQLSSNNILIIAVGFVTSFVAGWFVVRSLLDYVSQHGFAVFAWWRIIVGAIGLIGLALLG, encoded by the coding sequence ATGCTCGACCTCATCAAAGCGGCGTTTCTCGGGGTCATCGAAGGCTTCACGGAGTTCCTTCCGGTCTCCTCGACCGGACACCTTCTGCTCATCGGCCATTTCTTAGGGTTCGAGGACGCCGACTTCGGCAAGACCTTCGTCGTACTCATCCAGCTCGGTGCGATCCTCGCGATCCTCTCGATCTATTTCGGGCGACTGTGGAAGATCGCGATGGCGCTTCCTTACGACGTGTTCGCGCGGCGCTTCGTCATCGGTGTGCTGATCGCATTCCTGCCGGCCGCGCTGATCGGCTATCTCGCGCGCGGATTCATTAAAGGCACGCTGTTCAACCCGTGGGTGGTCTGCGTGTCGCTGATCGTCGGCGGCTTTATTCTGCTGTGGGTCGACCGGCAGGAAATCGCGCAGCGCTTCAACGATGCGATGCGCTATCCGTTGCCGATGTATCTCGGCATCGGCATCGCTCAGTGTCTTGCGATGATCCCGGGCGTCTCCCGCTCAGGCTCGACGATCGTCGCCGCGATGCTGATGGGCTCCGACAAGCGTTCGGCCGCGGAGTTCTCGTTCTTCCTCGCGATCCCGACGATGGTCGGCGCCTTCGCGCTCGATCTGTTGAAGAGTTACGACCAGCTGAGCAGCAACAACATTCTGATCATCGCGGTCGGCTTCGTCACGTCGTTCGTCGCGGGCTGGTTCGTGGTCCGCTCGCTGCTCGATTATGTCTCGCAGCACGGCTTTGCTGTGTTCGCCTGGTGGCGCATCATCGTCGGCGCGATCGGCCTGATCGGCCTCGCGCTGCTCGGCTGA
- a CDS encoding glutathione S-transferase family protein, which produces MSTLYHYPFCPHSRFVRLALGEYGALVDLVEERFWDRREEFLIMNPAGTTPVFVDQAGPPVPGPAIIAEYLDETRGLLLAERRLLAEDPAERVEIRRLTSWFNDKFYAEVAEPLVSEKIYRRVMPKEAGGGPPDTTVMRAARSNIRYHLAYMTWLVSSRDWLACDRMTYADLAAAAQLSVVDYLGEVPWNENEAVKHWYAKMKSRPSFRPLLAETALGVPASEHYADLDF; this is translated from the coding sequence ATGTCGACGCTTTATCATTACCCGTTTTGCCCGCATTCACGCTTTGTTCGTCTCGCACTCGGCGAATACGGCGCTCTCGTCGATCTCGTCGAGGAGCGCTTTTGGGATCGGCGCGAAGAGTTTCTGATCATGAATCCGGCCGGAACGACGCCGGTTTTCGTCGATCAGGCGGGTCCGCCGGTGCCGGGCCCGGCAATCATCGCGGAATACCTCGACGAAACACGTGGGCTTTTGCTCGCCGAGCGGCGTCTGCTTGCCGAAGATCCGGCGGAGCGCGTTGAAATTCGCCGGCTAACCAGCTGGTTCAACGATAAATTCTACGCCGAAGTCGCCGAGCCGCTGGTCAGCGAGAAGATTTATCGCCGCGTCATGCCGAAGGAAGCGGGCGGTGGCCCGCCCGATACCACGGTGATGCGCGCGGCCCGTAGCAACATTCGCTATCATCTGGCCTATATGACGTGGCTGGTATCGAGCCGCGATTGGCTGGCTTGCGACCGCATGACGTATGCGGACCTGGCTGCCGCCGCGCAGCTCTCCGTCGTGGATTATTTGGGCGAAGTGCCTTGGAACGAGAACGAAGCCGTCAAACACTGGTACGCGAAGATGAAATCGCGACCCTCGTTCCGTCCTCTCCTGGCGGAGACGGCGCTCGGCGTGCCGGCGTCGGAGCATTACGCCGACCTCGACTTCTAA
- the queG gene encoding tRNA epoxyqueuosine(34) reductase QueG — translation MATLVPSSPGGDGARRAGVGALRRPRLLTDPHDVKRALIESAREHGFEVVGITRPDAIPQASERLKRFVADGAHGDMEWMTDPRRGNPRALWSDVQRVIMLGMNYGPDRDPRETLLAKERAAISVYAQGDDYHEIIKPKLKSIARWLIANAGGDVKVFVDTAALMEKPLAEAAGLGWQGKHTNLVSRVRGSWLFLGAIMTTLELPEDAADIDHCGSCRACLDACPTEAFPAPYRLDARRCISYLTIEHKGPIPLELRPLMGNRIYGCDDCLAACPWNKFAVAANEMKLSAREELTAPKLADLATLDDTAFRALFRKSPVKRIGRDRFIRNVMIAIGNSGDASLAASAQARLNDDSELVRDAARWALDRLAA, via the coding sequence ATCGCGACCCTCGTTCCGTCCTCTCCTGGCGGAGACGGCGCTCGGCGTGCCGGCGTCGGAGCATTACGCCGACCTCGACTTCTAACCGATCCGCACGACGTCAAGCGCGCGCTGATCGAATCCGCGCGCGAACACGGCTTCGAAGTCGTCGGCATCACGCGGCCTGACGCGATCCCGCAGGCGAGCGAACGCCTCAAGCGCTTCGTCGCCGACGGTGCCCACGGCGATATGGAATGGATGACGGACCCGCGTCGTGGCAATCCGCGCGCGCTCTGGTCCGACGTTCAGCGCGTCATCATGCTCGGCATGAACTACGGCCCGGATCGCGACCCGCGCGAGACCTTGCTGGCGAAGGAGCGCGCGGCAATCTCCGTCTACGCGCAGGGCGACGACTATCACGAGATCATCAAGCCGAAGCTCAAATCCATCGCGCGATGGCTGATCGCCAATGCGGGCGGCGACGTGAAAGTGTTCGTCGACACCGCCGCGCTGATGGAGAAGCCGCTCGCCGAAGCGGCTGGACTCGGTTGGCAAGGCAAACACACCAATCTCGTCTCGCGCGTGCGCGGCTCCTGGCTTTTCCTCGGTGCCATCATGACGACGCTGGAACTGCCGGAGGATGCGGCCGACATCGATCATTGCGGCTCATGCCGCGCGTGTCTCGATGCTTGCCCGACCGAAGCGTTTCCGGCGCCGTATCGTCTCGATGCCCGCCGCTGCATTTCGTATCTGACGATCGAGCACAAAGGCCCGATCCCGCTCGAGCTGCGCCCGCTGATGGGCAACCGCATCTACGGCTGCGACGATTGTCTCGCTGCGTGTCCGTGGAACAAGTTCGCGGTGGCTGCGAACGAGATGAAGCTGTCGGCACGCGAGGAACTCACGGCGCCGAAGCTCGCCGATCTCGCAACGCTCGATGACACCGCGTTCCGCGCGCTGTTCCGCAAATCGCCGGTCAAGCGCATCGGCCGCGACCGCTTCATCCGCAACGTGATGATCGCGATCGGAAACTCCGGCGACGCCTCGCTCGCCGCATCCGCGCAGGCGCGATTGAACGACGACTCCGAACTCGTCCGCGACGCCGCCCGCTGGGCGCTCGATCGCTTGGCGGCTTAG
- a CDS encoding alpha/beta hydrolase, whose protein sequence is MSSSDPIFIEVGEGAQARRIAVRQRAGAAPGLVWLGGFKSDMQGSKAQALDAWAGEHGRACTRFDYSGHGESSGAFRDGTIGRWLDESLAVFTSQCEGPQILIGSSMGGWMALLLARALRQCEDSRASLAGMVLIAPAADFTEALMWQRFPKDVKKQIEETGEWQRPSAYGDGPYPITRALIEEGRNHLLLDGLIQTGCPVRILQGVQDPDVPWQHAQALVTRLAHDDVVMTLIKDGDHRLSRPQDIARMLQAVADIA, encoded by the coding sequence TTGTCCTCATCAGATCCAATTTTCATCGAAGTCGGCGAAGGTGCGCAAGCGCGGCGTATCGCAGTGCGACAACGCGCCGGAGCGGCACCGGGCCTTGTCTGGCTCGGCGGTTTCAAATCCGACATGCAGGGCAGCAAGGCGCAAGCGCTCGATGCCTGGGCGGGCGAACACGGCCGCGCCTGCACGCGTTTCGATTATTCGGGGCATGGCGAATCGTCGGGCGCTTTTCGCGACGGCACGATCGGGCGATGGCTCGACGAGAGCCTCGCGGTGTTCACATCGCAATGCGAGGGACCGCAAATTCTCATCGGCTCGTCGATGGGTGGATGGATGGCGCTGCTGCTCGCGCGCGCCTTGCGTCAGTGCGAAGATTCGCGCGCATCGCTTGCTGGCATGGTGCTGATCGCTCCGGCGGCGGATTTCACCGAAGCGTTGATGTGGCAACGTTTCCCGAAGGACGTGAAGAAGCAGATCGAAGAGACCGGCGAATGGCAGCGGCCGTCGGCTTACGGTGACGGTCCCTACCCGATCACGCGCGCGCTGATCGAGGAAGGCCGCAATCACCTGCTCCTCGATGGGCTGATCCAGACCGGATGCCCGGTGCGCATCCTGCAGGGCGTGCAGGACCCCGACGTCCCGTGGCAGCACGCGCAAGCGCTCGTCACGCGGCTCGCGCATGACGATGTCGTGATGACGTTGATCAAAGACGGCGACCATCGTCTGTCGCGTCCGCAGGATATCGCGCGGATGTTGCAGGCGGTCGCAGATATCGCCTAA
- a CDS encoding glycosyltransferase, with protein sequence MERKSLVSIEQADQTAAHGLAGASVLQVVPALLDDATGRAAFDLAMASLRAGSRALVASGPGPLVGELQASGGEWSRLDFSKSGMMARRRNVQALEEVIRNERIAVMHAYGTIAAACAIGAGKRAKIPVVTSYHQHPNGEIVRGDPQAQGDRVIAPSQYSADIIARQHNIDPQKIVVIPPMVDTYWFDPAYVTHDRVAAVRDSWRVRPEARVVLLPGRLVESEGHFELVDAVRILLNGGMRGVVFVIAGDAGTESDYLAALEHQITVQGVAPIIRLVGRSGDMAAAYLASDVVVLPSDRADVFSARAAEAQAMGCPVVITDVGANAELIDASDTHNRTGWLTAPHDSISLARGIAGAISLDARARQQLAGNAREFTLGRFSPEHVTGATLAVYEQLLQGSR encoded by the coding sequence ATGGAGCGCAAAAGTCTCGTGTCGATCGAGCAGGCAGATCAGACGGCGGCGCACGGCCTCGCGGGAGCGAGCGTACTGCAGGTCGTGCCCGCTCTCCTCGATGACGCGACCGGCCGTGCCGCATTCGATCTCGCGATGGCATCGCTCCGCGCCGGCTCGCGCGCGCTGGTCGCCAGTGGCCCAGGACCGCTCGTCGGCGAATTGCAGGCATCGGGCGGCGAGTGGAGCCGTCTCGATTTCTCCAAGAGCGGGATGATGGCGCGGCGCCGCAACGTGCAGGCGCTCGAAGAGGTCATCCGCAACGAACGCATCGCGGTCATGCACGCCTACGGCACCATCGCGGCGGCCTGCGCGATCGGCGCCGGCAAGCGCGCGAAGATCCCTGTCGTCACCAGCTATCACCAGCATCCCAACGGCGAGATCGTGCGCGGCGATCCGCAGGCGCAAGGCGATCGCGTGATCGCGCCGTCGCAGTATTCCGCCGACATCATCGCGCGGCAACACAATATCGACCCGCAGAAGATCGTCGTGATTCCGCCGATGGTCGACACCTACTGGTTCGATCCGGCTTACGTCACGCACGATCGCGTCGCTGCCGTGCGCGACAGCTGGCGCGTGCGCCCGGAAGCGCGCGTCGTGCTGCTCCCCGGCCGGCTCGTCGAGTCGGAGGGGCATTTCGAACTCGTCGATGCGGTGCGCATTTTGCTCAACGGCGGCATGCGCGGCGTCGTCTTCGTCATCGCGGGCGATGCCGGAACCGAAAGCGATTATCTCGCCGCACTCGAACATCAGATCACCGTGCAGGGTGTCGCGCCGATTATCCGTCTCGTTGGGCGCAGCGGCGACATGGCGGCGGCTTACTTGGCGTCCGATGTCGTCGTGCTTCCGTCCGATCGCGCCGACGTCTTCAGCGCGCGCGCCGCCGAAGCGCAGGCGATGGGATGTCCGGTGGTTATCACGGACGTCGGAGCCAACGCCGAACTCATCGACGCCAGCGATACGCATAACCGTACCGGCTGGCTCACAGCGCCACACGATTCGATCTCGCTCGCGCGCGGCATTGCTGGTGCGATTTCACTCGATGCGCGTGCGCGTCAACAGCTTGCCGGCAACGCGCGCGAATTCACGCTCGGTCGTTTTTCGCCAGAACATGTGACCGGCGCAACGCTTGCGGTCTACGAGCAATTGCTGCAAGGCTCGCGCTGA
- a CDS encoding glycosyltransferase, translating to MNDSSPATRSLRVLMVAPTLGTGGSDAAVVDSVRILRDAGHGVVVVTHGGERAPDVGRLGAEWVQLNTRTINPLVILANVPRLVRIVRERSCDVIHAHGRTAAWSAWLASRIARRPFITTWYKGFREQNPFKRAYNRVMVRGDRVVAVSEQIAELIGERYAVPTQRLSVIPFGIDAMRFDPGGVSPERIDAARRQLGVEKDTRLILVVGRMVRRKGHHVVVEAMTRLKARGLKDFVCVFASEDAGTRYAGELWDLVVEKDASDCVRLSGPLNDVPAAYAAATAVVSASLQEEGLSRGVLEAQAMARPVVVSDLGAGTDVVLAPPSVPEDRATGLRFPANDPNALAAALVKLLAMSDSAREAMGSRGRAWVTASFDPDQVAAQTLELYRSVAAAARA from the coding sequence ATGAATGACAGCAGTCCCGCAACGCGATCGCTTCGCGTGCTGATGGTCGCGCCGACCCTCGGCACCGGTGGCAGCGATGCGGCGGTCGTCGACAGCGTCCGCATCTTACGCGATGCCGGCCACGGCGTCGTCGTCGTCACGCATGGCGGCGAGCGCGCGCCGGATGTCGGCCGGCTGGGTGCCGAATGGGTGCAGCTCAACACGCGCACGATCAACCCGCTCGTCATCCTCGCCAACGTGCCGCGCCTGGTCCGCATCGTGCGCGAGCGAAGCTGCGACGTCATCCACGCGCATGGCCGCACGGCCGCGTGGAGCGCGTGGCTGGCTTCCCGCATCGCGCGCCGTCCCTTCATCACGACGTGGTACAAAGGCTTTCGCGAACAGAATCCGTTCAAGCGCGCCTACAACCGCGTGATGGTGCGCGGCGATCGTGTTGTCGCGGTGAGCGAGCAGATCGCCGAGCTCATCGGCGAGCGCTACGCCGTGCCGACACAACGCCTCTCCGTCATCCCGTTCGGCATCGACGCGATGCGCTTCGATCCCGGCGGCGTATCCCCCGAGCGTATCGACGCGGCACGCCGTCAGCTCGGCGTCGAGAAGGATACGCGGCTCATCCTCGTCGTCGGCCGCATGGTGCGGCGAAAAGGCCATCACGTCGTCGTCGAAGCGATGACGCGCCTCAAGGCGCGCGGGCTGAAGGATTTCGTCTGCGTCTTCGCGAGCGAGGATGCCGGCACGCGCTATGCCGGCGAGCTTTGGGATCTCGTGGTCGAGAAAGACGCGAGCGATTGCGTGCGCCTCTCCGGCCCACTCAACGACGTCCCCGCTGCCTATGCGGCCGCGACCGCTGTCGTCTCGGCGTCGCTGCAGGAGGAGGGGCTCTCGCGCGGCGTGCTCGAGGCGCAGGCGATGGCGCGCCCGGTGGTCGTGTCGGATCTCGGCGCCGGAACCGATGTCGTGCTCGCGCCGCCATCCGTCCCGGAAGATCGGGCGACCGGCTTGCGCTTTCCGGCCAACGATCCGAACGCACTCGCGGCAGCGCTCGTGAAGCTTCTCGCGATGTCGGATTCGGCACGCGAAGCGATGGGGAGCCGGGGCCGCGCTTGGGTGACCGCCAGCTTCGATCCCGATCAGGTGGCGGCTCAGACGCTCGAACTTTACCGGTCGGTCGCGGCCGCCGCCCGCGCCTGA
- the infC gene encoding translation initiation factor IF-3: MRRPMRAPTPVQKDGPRINDEIRSRDVQLIDQEGTNHGKVEFRDAFARAQEAGLDLVEIAPNSVPPVCKIMDFGKFKFQEQKKAAEARKRQKIVEIKEIKLRPMIDDHDYDTKMKAMKRFFEEGDKVKITLRFRGREMAHQDLGQKLLNRVKGDVVEFAKVEQEPKYEGRQIIMVLAPR; this comes from the coding sequence ATTCGCCGCCCGATGAGAGCCCCGACGCCGGTCCAGAAAGACGGCCCGCGTATCAATGACGAGATCCGATCGCGCGATGTGCAGCTGATCGATCAGGAAGGTACGAACCACGGCAAGGTAGAATTTCGCGACGCCTTTGCGCGCGCGCAAGAGGCCGGCCTCGACCTCGTCGAGATCGCACCGAACTCGGTGCCGCCGGTCTGCAAGATCATGGACTTCGGCAAGTTCAAATTCCAGGAACAGAAGAAAGCCGCCGAAGCGCGCAAGCGTCAGAAGATCGTCGAGATCAAGGAGATCAAGCTCCGCCCGATGATCGACGACCACGACTACGACACCAAGATGAAGGCGATGAAGCGCTTCTTCGAGGAAGGCGACAAGGTCAAGATCACCCTACGCTTCCGTGGCCGCGAAATGGCCCACCAGGATCTTGGTCAGAAGCTGCTCAACCGCGTGAAGGGCGATGTCGTCGAATTTGCCAAGGTCGAGCAGGAGCCGAAATACGAAGGCCGCCAGATCATCATGGTCCTGGCGCCGCGCTGA